The Medicago truncatula cultivar Jemalong A17 chromosome 4, MtrunA17r5.0-ANR, whole genome shotgun sequence genome includes a region encoding these proteins:
- the LOC120579930 gene encoding uncharacterized protein has protein sequence MHPKKTLAQLHDTPEDGTFVVYATFNGFVDGEDCWYPACKCHRSVAPDSEAYYCKGCVKNVFQMVPRYRVKINVSDATSVAVFVMFAGDVQNILNLSCSSLVSASKVCSCLLWLLLCIFPYRLLQLPVYYFSVF, from the exons ATGCATCCTAAGAAGACCCTGGCTCAATTGCACGATACTCCTGAGGATGGAACATTTGTCGTATATGCGACTTTTAATGGCTTTGTGGATGGCGAGGATTGTTGGTATCCGGCTTGCAAATGCCATCGGAGCGTTGCTCCTGATTCCGAAGCGTACTATTGTAAGGGATGTGTCAAGAACGTTTTTCAGATGGTGCCTAG GTATAGGGTTAAGATTAATGTGAGTGATGCAACCAGCGTGGCAGTGTTTGTTATGTTTGCTGGTGATGTCCAGAATATACTGAACTTGTCCTGTAGTTCTCTTGTGTCTGCCTCAAAGGTATGTTCATGTTTGTTGTGGCtccttttatgtatttttccATATCGGTTGTTACAGTTGCCTGTGTattatttttcagttttttga
- the LOC120580225 gene encoding uncharacterized protein, which produces MTTKVQVSESFTIPKYGVSLTKLVDVCAHTYDYDYLVDVVGLMTGISNEREYIRDGKVTKMVVFQLTDDSGSCECALFGKYVDALNKLMRKAVDGMPVVLVQFAKVKIFKDKASL; this is translated from the exons ATGACAACCAAGGTTCAGGTCTCCGAAAGCTTCACCATTCCTAAATATGGTGTTTCTTTGACCAAACTTGTTGATGTTTGCGCTCATACCTACGATTATGACTATTTAGTTG ATGTTGTTGGCTTAATGACTGGTATATCAAATGAGAGGGAGTATATTAGAGATGGCAAGGTGACCAAGATGGTTGTTTTTCAACTCACTGATGATAG TGGAAGTTGTGAGTGTGCACTTTTTGGCAAATATGTTGATGCTTTGAACAAGCTTATGCGAAAGGCTGTTGATGGGATGCCTGTTGTGTTGGTGCAGTTTGCCAAAGTGAAAATCTTCAAGG ATAAGGCATCCCTTTAG